Proteins encoded in a region of the Pseudomonas viciae genome:
- the hisC gene encoding histidinol-phosphate transaminase gives MSKFWSPFVKNLVPYVPGEQPKLTRLVKLNTNENPYGPSPKALAAMQAELNDNLRLYPDPNSDLLKNAVARYYGVQSNQVFLGNGSDEVLAHIFHGLLQHDQPLLFPDISYSFYPVYCGLYGIKFDAVPLDAQFQIDPADYAKPNGGIIFPNPNAPTGCLLALEAVEQILKASPNSVVVVDEAYIDFGGETAISLVDRYPNLLVTQTLSKSRSLAGLRVGLAVGHPDLIEALERIKNSFNSYPLDRLANVGGAAAFDDREHFDQTCRLVIEHREWVVAQLQAKGFEVLPSAANFIFARHPRHDAAGLAAKVREQGVIVRHFKQERIAQFLRISIGTPEQNQALIEALGEL, from the coding sequence ATGAGTAAATTCTGGAGCCCGTTCGTCAAGAATCTGGTGCCCTACGTGCCGGGCGAACAGCCGAAGCTGACCCGCCTGGTCAAGCTCAACACCAACGAGAACCCCTACGGGCCATCGCCCAAGGCGCTCGCGGCGATGCAGGCCGAGCTGAACGACAACCTGCGCCTGTACCCGGACCCCAACAGCGATCTGCTGAAAAACGCCGTGGCCCGCTATTACGGCGTGCAGAGCAACCAGGTGTTCCTCGGCAACGGTTCGGATGAAGTATTGGCGCACATTTTTCACGGCCTGTTGCAACACGACCAGCCGTTGCTGTTCCCGGACATCAGCTACAGCTTTTATCCGGTGTACTGCGGGTTGTACGGGATCAAGTTCGATGCGGTACCGCTGGATGCGCAGTTCCAGATCGACCCGGCAGACTACGCCAAGCCGAACGGCGGGATCATCTTCCCCAACCCGAACGCCCCGACCGGCTGCCTGCTGGCGCTGGAGGCGGTCGAGCAGATCCTCAAGGCCAGTCCGAACTCGGTGGTGGTGGTCGATGAAGCCTATATCGACTTCGGCGGCGAGACGGCCATCAGCCTGGTGGACCGTTACCCGAACCTGCTGGTGACCCAGACGTTGTCCAAGTCCCGCTCATTGGCGGGGCTGCGGGTGGGCCTGGCGGTGGGGCATCCGGACCTGATCGAAGCGCTGGAGCGGATCAAGAACAGCTTCAACTCCTACCCGCTGGATCGCCTGGCGAATGTCGGCGGTGCCGCCGCGTTCGACGACCGCGAGCACTTCGACCAGACCTGCCGGTTGGTCATCGAGCACCGGGAATGGGTCGTGGCGCAATTGCAGGCCAAGGGCTTTGAAGTGCTGCCCTCGGCCGCCAACTTCATCTTCGCCCGTCACCCCCGCCACGATGCGGCAGGATTGGCGGCGAAAGTGCGCGAGCAAGGGGTGATCGTGCGGCACTTCAAACAGGAGCGGATCGCCCAGTTCCTGCGAATCAGCATTGGCACGCCGGAGCAGAACCAGGCGCTGATCGAAGCCCTGGGTGAACTCTAA
- a CDS encoding BolA family protein, with protein MQAVEVKSFLEGKLPGTVIEVEGEGCNFQLNVISDELAALSPVKRQQSIYAHLNPWIADGSIHAVTMKFFSSAAWAERT; from the coding sequence ATGCAGGCCGTAGAAGTGAAGAGCTTCCTTGAAGGAAAGCTGCCCGGAACTGTCATTGAAGTTGAGGGCGAAGGCTGCAACTTTCAGCTGAACGTGATTAGCGATGAACTGGCGGCATTAAGCCCAGTCAAGCGTCAGCAGAGCATCTATGCCCATTTGAACCCGTGGATCGCCGATGGCAGCATCCATGCGGTCACTATGAAATTTTTCAGCAGCGCGGCCTGGGCCGAGCGCACCTGA
- the hisG gene encoding ATP phosphoribosyltransferase, whose product MLTIALSKGRILDDTLPLLAEAGIVPTENPDKSRKLIIPTTQADVRLLIVRATDVPTYVEHGAADLGVAGKDVLMEYGGQGLYEPLDLQIARCKLMTAGKVGAPEPKGRLRVATKFVNVAKRYYAEQGRQVDIIKLYGSMELAPLIGLADKIIDVVDTGNTLRANGLEPQDFIADISSRLIVNKASMKMQHARIQALIDTLRKAVESRHRG is encoded by the coding sequence ATGTTGACCATCGCACTGTCCAAGGGCCGCATCCTTGACGACACCCTGCCGCTTCTGGCTGAAGCGGGCATCGTGCCGACCGAGAATCCGGACAAGAGCCGCAAGCTGATCATCCCCACGACCCAGGCCGATGTGCGCTTGTTGATCGTGCGTGCCACCGATGTGCCGACTTACGTGGAACATGGCGCCGCCGACCTGGGCGTTGCCGGTAAAGACGTGCTGATGGAATACGGCGGCCAGGGCTTGTACGAGCCCCTGGACCTGCAAATTGCCCGCTGCAAGCTGATGACCGCCGGTAAAGTCGGTGCGCCAGAGCCCAAGGGGCGCCTGCGGGTGGCGACCAAATTCGTCAACGTTGCCAAGCGTTACTACGCCGAGCAAGGCCGTCAGGTCGATATCATCAAGTTGTACGGTTCGATGGAGCTGGCGCCGCTGATCGGCCTGGCGGACAAGATCATCGACGTGGTCGACACCGGCAATACCCTGCGGGCCAATGGCTTGGAGCCCCAGGATTTCATCGCTGACATCAGCTCCCGGCTGATCGTCAACAAGGCATCGATGAAAATGCAGCACGCCCGTATCCAGGCTTTGATCGATACCCTGCGCAAGGCAGTGGAATCGCGACACCGCGGCTGA
- a CDS encoding MlaC/ttg2D family ABC transporter substrate-binding protein: MISILRRGLLVLLAALPLMGNAMAAPSAHEIIQDTTTRLLADLAANKEKYKQDPSAFYNALNGIVGPVVDADGISKSIMTVKYSRKASPEQMTRFQENFKRSLMQFYGNALLEYNNQGITVSPAKDENGNRTSVDMQVKGSNGAVYPVSYTLEKINDEWKVRNVIINGINIGKLFRDQFADAMQRNGNDLNKTIDGWAGEVAKAKEVTEEAKEKQEQ; this comes from the coding sequence ATGATCTCTATCTTGCGACGTGGCCTGTTGGTGTTGCTCGCAGCGCTGCCGCTGATGGGTAATGCCATGGCTGCGCCTTCGGCCCACGAAATCATCCAGGACACCACGACCCGGTTGCTGGCCGATCTTGCCGCCAACAAAGAGAAGTACAAGCAGGATCCGAGCGCGTTCTATAACGCGTTGAACGGTATCGTCGGCCCGGTGGTGGACGCCGACGGCATCTCCAAGAGCATCATGACCGTCAAGTACTCGCGCAAGGCGAGCCCTGAGCAGATGACTCGCTTCCAGGAGAACTTCAAGCGCAGCCTGATGCAGTTCTATGGCAACGCCTTGCTCGAATACAACAACCAGGGCATCACCGTTTCGCCGGCCAAGGACGAAAACGGCAACCGTACCAGCGTCGACATGCAGGTCAAGGGCAGCAACGGCGCGGTCTACCCTGTGTCCTACACACTCGAGAAAATCAACGACGAGTGGAAAGTGCGCAACGTGATCATCAATGGCATCAACATCGGCAAGCTGTTCCGCGATCAGTTCGCCGACGCGATGCAACGCAATGGCAACGACCTGAACAAGACCATCGATGGTTGGGCCGGTGAAGTCGCCAAGGCCAAGGAAGTGACCGAAGAAGCCAAAGAGAAGCAGGAACAATGA
- the hisD gene encoding histidinol dehydrogenase: MTAPTSIRRLNAADPDFAHHLDHLLSWESVSDDSVNQRVLDIIKAVRERGDAALVEFTQKFDGLQVASMADLILPRERLELALTRITVPQREALEKAASRVRDYHERQKQESWSYTEADGTVLGQKVTPLDRAGLYVPGGKASYPSSVLMNAIPAKVAGVTEVVMVVPTPRGEINELVLAAACIAGVDRVFTIGGAQAVAALAYGTESVPRVDKVVGPGNIYVATAKRHVFGQVGIDMIAGPSEILVVCDGQTDPDWIAMDLFSQAEHDEDAQAILVSPDAEFLDKVAASIDKLLPTMDRAEIINTSINGRGALIKVENMEQAIEVANRIAPEHLELSVADPQAWLPQIRHAGAIFMGRHTSEALGDYCAGPNHVLPTSGTARFSSPLGVYDFQKRSSIIFCSEQGASELGKTASVLARGESLSAHARSAEYRILDERSIEEQGKLK; encoded by the coding sequence ATGACCGCTCCCACTTCGATTCGCCGACTCAACGCTGCCGACCCGGATTTCGCACATCATCTGGATCATCTGCTGAGCTGGGAAAGTGTGTCTGACGACTCGGTCAATCAGCGGGTGCTGGACATCATCAAGGCCGTGCGCGAGCGTGGCGATGCAGCATTGGTGGAATTCACCCAGAAATTCGACGGCCTGCAAGTGGCGTCCATGGCCGACCTGATCCTGCCGCGTGAGCGTCTGGAGCTGGCCCTGACCCGCATCACCGTGCCTCAGCGCGAAGCCCTGGAAAAAGCCGCATCGCGGGTGCGCGACTACCACGAAAGGCAGAAACAGGAGTCCTGGAGCTACACCGAAGCCGACGGCACGGTGCTGGGCCAGAAGGTCACGCCGCTGGACCGCGCCGGCCTGTACGTGCCGGGTGGCAAGGCGTCCTATCCGTCCTCGGTGCTGATGAACGCGATCCCGGCCAAGGTCGCCGGCGTGACCGAGGTGGTCATGGTGGTCCCGACCCCGCGCGGTGAAATCAACGAGCTGGTGCTGGCCGCCGCCTGCATCGCTGGCGTGGACCGGGTGTTCACCATCGGCGGCGCCCAGGCCGTTGCCGCGCTGGCCTATGGCACTGAAAGCGTGCCACGGGTCGACAAAGTGGTCGGGCCGGGCAACATCTATGTCGCCACTGCCAAGCGCCACGTGTTCGGCCAGGTCGGCATCGACATGATTGCCGGCCCTTCGGAAATTCTCGTGGTGTGCGACGGCCAGACCGATCCGGACTGGATCGCCATGGACCTGTTTTCCCAGGCCGAGCACGACGAAGACGCCCAGGCGATCCTGGTCAGCCCGGACGCCGAGTTCCTCGACAAGGTGGCCGCCAGCATCGATAAGCTGCTGCCGACCATGGATCGCGCCGAGATCATCAACACCTCGATCAACGGCCGTGGCGCGTTGATCAAGGTCGAGAACATGGAACAGGCGATCGAGGTCGCCAATCGCATCGCGCCGGAACACTTGGAACTGTCGGTCGCCGACCCACAGGCCTGGCTGCCGCAGATCCGCCATGCCGGTGCGATCTTCATGGGCCGCCACACCAGCGAAGCCCTGGGTGACTATTGCGCAGGTCCCAACCACGTGTTGCCGACGTCCGGCACCGCGCGCTTCTCGTCGCCGCTGGGGGTGTATGACTTCCAGAAACGTTCGTCGATCATTTTCTGCTCCGAGCAGGGTGCGTCCGAACTGGGCAAGACCGCTTCGGTGCTGGCCCGTGGCGAATCGCTGAGTGCCCACGCCCGCAGCGCCGAATACCGCATTCTCGATGAACGCTCCATTGAAGAGCAGGGGAAACTGAAATGA
- the mlaE gene encoding lipid asymmetry maintenance ABC transporter permease subunit MlaE, translating into MRKKSLLERIRLFGRSGIDVVAVLGRSSLFLMHALLGRNSTGGGFGLLVKQLHSVGVMSLVIIVVSGIFIGMVLALQGFSILSSYGSEQAVGQMVALTLLRELGPVVTALLFAGRAGSALTAEIGNMKSTEQLSSLEMIGVDPLKYIIAPRLWAGFISLPVLAIIFSVVGIWGGSWVAVDWLGVYEGSYWSNMQNSVDFLDDVLNGVIKSAVFAFVVTWIAVFQGYDCEPTSEGISRATTKTVVYASLAVLGLDFILTALMFGDF; encoded by the coding sequence ATGCGCAAGAAGTCATTGTTAGAAAGAATTCGCCTGTTCGGCCGTTCCGGCATCGACGTGGTGGCGGTGCTGGGGCGTTCCTCGCTGTTTTTGATGCACGCCTTGCTGGGGCGCAACTCGACGGGTGGCGGTTTCGGCCTGCTGGTCAAGCAGTTGCACTCGGTGGGTGTGATGTCCCTGGTGATCATTGTGGTCTCGGGGATCTTCATCGGCATGGTGCTGGCGCTGCAGGGCTTCAGTATCTTGTCCAGCTACGGTTCGGAGCAGGCGGTCGGGCAGATGGTTGCGCTGACTTTGCTGCGCGAACTCGGGCCCGTGGTAACCGCGCTGCTGTTCGCCGGGCGTGCCGGTTCGGCGCTGACGGCCGAAATCGGTAACATGAAGTCCACCGAGCAGTTGTCCAGCCTGGAAATGATCGGTGTCGACCCACTCAAGTACATCATTGCCCCGCGCCTGTGGGCCGGCTTCATATCCCTGCCGGTGCTGGCGATCATTTTCAGCGTCGTGGGAATCTGGGGTGGCTCATGGGTAGCCGTCGACTGGCTGGGGGTCTATGAAGGTTCCTACTGGTCCAACATGCAGAACAGCGTCGACTTTCTCGACGATGTGCTCAACGGCGTAATCAAAAGTGCCGTATTCGCTTTCGTGGTGACCTGGATCGCCGTGTTTCAAGGCTATGACTGTGAGCCCACGTCAGAGGGGATCAGCCGTGCCACAACCAAGACCGTGGTGTACGCCTCGCTGGCGGTCCTGGGCCTTGACTTTATTCTGACCGCCTTGATGTTTGGAGATTTCTGA
- a CDS encoding STAS domain-containing protein gives MSESAVRLGAAGELMLSGVLDYRTGPALRKQGQALIKSAKNTELVIDCSGVEKSSSVGLSLLLCFMRDAKAAGRTWSIRGMPEDMREIAQVSELTELLVHP, from the coding sequence GTGAGTGAGTCGGCCGTTCGTCTGGGTGCTGCCGGCGAGCTGATGCTCAGCGGCGTGCTGGACTACCGCACCGGCCCGGCCTTGCGCAAGCAGGGCCAGGCGCTGATCAAGTCCGCCAAGAACACCGAGCTGGTCATTGATTGCTCAGGCGTCGAGAAGTCCAGCAGTGTCGGCTTGTCGCTGCTGCTGTGCTTCATGCGTGACGCCAAGGCTGCCGGTAGAACGTGGAGCATCCGAGGGATGCCCGAAGACATGCGCGAGATTGCCCAGGTCAGTGAACTGACCGAGCTGCTTGTGCACCCCTGA
- a CDS encoding ATP-binding cassette domain-containing protein, whose protein sequence is MSADNAYAVELKGLSFKRGTRSIFNDIDIRIPRGKVTGIMGPSGCGKTTLLRLMGAQLRPSAGEVWVNGQNLPELSRSDLFDARKHMGVLFQSGALFTDLDVFENVAFPLRVHTDLPQEMIRDIVLLKLQAVGLRGALDLMPDELSGGMKRRVALARAIALDPKILMYDEPFVGQDPIAMGVLVRLIRLLNDALGITSIVVSHDLAETSSIADYIYVVGDGQVLGQGTPQELKDSDNPRIRQFMKGDPDGPVAFHFPATDYRTDLLGKR, encoded by the coding sequence ATGAGTGCCGACAACGCCTACGCGGTCGAGCTGAAGGGACTGTCCTTCAAGCGAGGGACGCGCAGCATTTTCAATGACATCGATATTCGCATTCCGCGCGGCAAGGTGACCGGCATCATGGGGCCTTCCGGGTGTGGCAAGACCACGCTGTTGCGTCTGATGGGCGCACAGCTGCGTCCCAGTGCCGGCGAAGTCTGGGTCAATGGCCAGAATCTTCCCGAATTGTCGCGCAGCGACCTGTTCGATGCGCGCAAGCACATGGGTGTGCTGTTCCAGAGCGGCGCGCTGTTTACCGATCTCGACGTGTTCGAGAACGTGGCGTTCCCGCTGCGGGTCCATACCGACCTGCCGCAAGAGATGATCCGCGACATCGTCCTGCTCAAATTGCAGGCGGTCGGGCTGCGTGGCGCCCTCGATTTGATGCCGGACGAGCTGTCCGGCGGCATGAAGCGCCGGGTCGCGCTGGCGCGGGCGATTGCCCTCGATCCGAAAATCCTCATGTACGACGAACCCTTCGTCGGGCAGGACCCGATCGCCATGGGCGTGCTTGTGCGCCTGATCCGCCTGCTCAACGATGCGCTGGGCATCACCAGCATCGTGGTGTCCCACGACCTGGCTGAAACCTCGAGTATCGCGGACTACATCTATGTAGTCGGTGATGGCCAGGTGCTGGGGCAGGGCACGCCCCAGGAGTTGAAGGACTCGGACAACCCGCGCATTCGCCAATTCATGAAAGGTGATCCGGACGGCCCGGTGGCGTTCCATTTTCCGGCCACGGATTACCGTACCGATCTGCTGGGGAAGCGCTGA
- a CDS encoding DUF4198 domain-containing protein codes for MKYPKTFALLGLLLATHVSAHGLWTEQRRGNIEVIYGHGAEDNAFKAQKISGAWAYDLGGNMIPVTVERLPDHARLQPLKPPAVMAVALDNGMWSQTADKKWINEGRSKVPGAIESTHTFKYSLAIYEPGAKLPKLDQVKFLILPEVDPLTVGPGQSLPVRVLLDGKPAAGVKLVGDYRSAPNTVSTETDAEGRAKVLVRNEGLNVIAAQMEMALKDNKDVATRGVFTSLTFLGEEHHE; via the coding sequence ATGAAATACCCCAAGACCTTCGCCCTGCTCGGCCTGCTCCTGGCCACACACGTATCGGCCCACGGCCTGTGGACCGAACAACGGCGCGGGAATATCGAAGTGATCTACGGCCACGGCGCCGAAGACAACGCGTTCAAGGCGCAGAAAATCAGCGGGGCCTGGGCCTATGACCTGGGCGGCAACATGATCCCGGTGACTGTTGAGCGCCTGCCAGACCACGCCCGCTTGCAACCCCTCAAGCCGCCGGCTGTCATGGCGGTAGCGCTGGACAACGGCATGTGGTCGCAGACCGCCGACAAGAAGTGGATCAACGAAGGTCGCAGCAAGGTACCCGGCGCGATTGAATCAACCCACACCTTCAAGTACAGCCTGGCGATCTACGAGCCTGGGGCGAAGCTGCCCAAGCTCGATCAGGTCAAGTTTCTGATCCTGCCGGAAGTCGACCCACTGACCGTAGGCCCGGGCCAGTCATTGCCCGTCCGGGTACTGCTCGACGGTAAACCGGCGGCTGGGGTGAAGTTGGTGGGCGATTACCGCAGCGCGCCGAACACCGTGTCGACTGAAACCGATGCCGAAGGGCGGGCCAAGGTGCTGGTGCGCAATGAAGGGCTGAATGTGATTGCCGCGCAGATGGAAATGGCGCTCAAGGACAACAAGGACGTGGCGACGCGGGGGGTGTTTACTTCGCTGACATTCCTCGGTGAAGAGCATCACGAGTAA
- a CDS encoding TonB-dependent siderophore receptor: protein MPPLKRISFASLALGLLADPAYAEEIQPLELDAISVTSEYESPTGPVTGYRATRSASATKTDTALRDIPQSISVIPASVLKDLGSTNVERALEYAGGVSKQNNFGGLTLYEYSVRGFTTSEFYKDGFSANRGYPSTPDAANIERIEVLKGPAASLYGRGDPGGTVNIVTKKPQPEAFTTLQTSAGSWDRYRTALDVNTPLDAEGNLLSRVNLAVEDNHSFRDHVESKRVFVAPSISWQLSPDTRLLVESEIVRHSSTFDRGIVAPNNRWSGVSRSTFLGEPNDGDIDNHNNMLQAALEHQLNDAWQLRLASHYKQGELWGFASEARPLNADGRTVNRRYRERDNNWHDSITQLELRGLFDLGPWQHELLIGTEYEDYRKNERVTNIAGAYPIDIYQPVYGQPKPTGTPSGTDFFERVQSRALNLQDQIVFTEKLRGMIGVRYEHFEQSIDDHTTQLTSRQRHDAFTQRAGLLYQLTPEVGLFANASTSFKPNNGLAAGGATFDPEEGVGYEVGIKSELLDDRLSTTLAAFHIEKENVLALDPATNTNRAMGKARSQGFDLQVTGQLTDAIRVIGAFAYIDAEVTEGDETIPTGSRILGVAKRSGSLLGIYEFQDGHLRGSDVGAAFTYVGDRSGEAGKDFELPAYHTVDLLAHYKASDDVTVGLNLNNVFDEKYYERSYSNYWVTPGEPRNFTVSLTLDL, encoded by the coding sequence ATGCCGCCTCTGAAACGGATTTCCTTCGCCAGTCTGGCCCTCGGCCTGCTGGCTGATCCCGCCTACGCCGAAGAAATCCAACCACTGGAACTGGATGCCATCAGCGTCACCTCCGAGTACGAATCACCCACCGGCCCCGTGACGGGCTATCGCGCCACCCGCTCTGCCAGCGCCACCAAAACCGACACGGCCCTGCGCGACATCCCGCAATCGATCAGCGTGATTCCCGCCAGCGTCCTCAAGGACCTGGGCAGCACCAACGTCGAACGGGCGCTGGAATACGCCGGCGGGGTATCGAAACAAAACAACTTCGGCGGCCTGACACTCTATGAATACAGCGTGCGCGGCTTCACGACTTCGGAGTTCTACAAGGACGGTTTCAGTGCCAACCGGGGCTATCCGAGCACGCCGGACGCGGCCAACATCGAACGCATTGAAGTGTTGAAGGGCCCGGCCGCCAGCCTGTATGGACGCGGCGATCCGGGCGGCACGGTGAACATCGTCACCAAGAAACCCCAACCCGAAGCCTTCACCACCTTGCAAACCAGCGCCGGCAGTTGGGATCGCTACCGCACCGCGCTGGACGTCAACACACCGCTGGACGCCGAAGGCAATCTGCTGTCGCGGGTCAATCTGGCGGTCGAGGACAATCACAGCTTTCGCGATCACGTCGAAAGCAAGCGCGTCTTCGTCGCGCCGTCCATCAGTTGGCAACTGAGCCCCGACACGCGCCTGCTGGTGGAAAGCGAAATCGTGCGCCACAGCTCGACCTTCGACCGCGGCATCGTCGCACCGAACAACCGCTGGAGCGGCGTTTCCCGCTCGACCTTTTTGGGCGAACCCAACGACGGCGACATCGACAACCACAACAACATGCTCCAGGCGGCCCTCGAACATCAACTCAACGACGCCTGGCAACTGCGCCTGGCCAGCCATTACAAGCAGGGCGAACTCTGGGGCTTCGCTTCCGAAGCTCGGCCATTGAACGCCGACGGCCGTACGGTGAACCGCCGCTACCGCGAGCGCGACAACAATTGGCACGACAGCATCACCCAACTGGAATTGCGTGGGCTGTTCGACCTCGGCCCCTGGCAGCATGAATTGTTGATCGGCACTGAATACGAGGATTACCGCAAGAACGAGCGCGTGACCAACATCGCCGGCGCTTATCCCATCGATATCTATCAGCCGGTCTACGGCCAGCCAAAACCCACCGGCACGCCTTCCGGCACAGACTTCTTCGAGCGTGTGCAAAGCCGGGCCCTGAACCTCCAGGACCAGATCGTCTTCACCGAAAAACTGCGGGGGATGATCGGCGTGCGTTATGAGCATTTCGAGCAGAGCATCGACGATCACACCACACAGCTCACCAGCCGCCAACGTCATGACGCCTTCACCCAACGGGCCGGCCTGCTGTACCAACTGACACCCGAGGTCGGACTGTTCGCCAACGCCTCCACCTCGTTCAAGCCCAACAACGGTTTGGCTGCCGGCGGCGCCACCTTCGATCCGGAGGAAGGTGTCGGCTATGAAGTGGGGATCAAGAGCGAACTGCTCGACGATCGCTTGAGTACCACCCTGGCAGCGTTTCATATCGAGAAGGAAAACGTCCTGGCGCTGGACCCGGCTACCAATACCAACCGCGCCATGGGCAAGGCCCGCAGCCAGGGTTTCGATTTGCAAGTGACCGGGCAACTGACCGACGCCATTCGGGTGATCGGGGCCTTCGCCTACATCGACGCAGAAGTGACCGAGGGTGACGAAACCATTCCCACCGGCAGCCGGATCCTCGGTGTCGCCAAGCGCAGTGGCAGCCTGCTCGGCATCTACGAATTCCAGGACGGACATCTGCGTGGCTCGGATGTCGGCGCGGCGTTCACTTATGTCGGGGATCGCTCGGGCGAAGCCGGCAAGGATTTCGAACTGCCGGCCTACCACACCGTGGATCTACTGGCCCATTACAAGGCCAGCGACGACGTCACCGTCGGCCTGAACCTGAACAACGTCTTCGACGAAAAATACTACGAGCGCTCCTACAGCAACTACTGGGTCACCCCCGGCGAGCCGCGCAACTTTACCGTCAGCCTCACCCTCGATCTGTAA
- the murA gene encoding UDP-N-acetylglucosamine 1-carboxyvinyltransferase, with amino-acid sequence MDKLIITGGVRLDGEIRISGAKNSALPILAATLLCDGPVTVANLPHLHDITTMIELFGRMGIEPVIDEKLSVEIDPRTIKTLIAPYELVKTMRASILVLGPMVARFGEAEVALPGGCAIGSRPVDLHIRGLEAMGAVIDVEGGYIKAKAPEGGLRGANFFFDTVSVTGTENIMMAAALAKGRSVLQNAAREPEVVDLANFLIAMGAKISGAGTDTITIDGVERLHSATYKVMPDRIETGTYLVAAAVTGGRVKVKDTDPTILEAVLEKLKEAGAEVTCGEDWIEVNMHGKRPKAVNVRTAPYPAFPTDMQAQFISLNAIAEGTGAVIETIFENRFMHVYELHRMGAKIQVEGNTAIVTGTEKLKGAPVMATDLRASASLVISALVAEGDTLIDRIYHIDRGYECIEEKLQMLGAKIRRVPG; translated from the coding sequence ATGGATAAACTGATTATTACCGGCGGCGTTCGTCTTGATGGCGAAATCCGCATCTCCGGGGCAAAGAACTCCGCCCTGCCGATCCTGGCCGCAACCTTGCTGTGCGATGGTCCGGTGACTGTGGCCAACCTGCCGCACCTGCACGACATCACCACGATGATCGAGCTGTTCGGTCGCATGGGTATCGAGCCGGTGATCGACGAGAAGCTCAGCGTCGAGATCGACCCGCGCACCATCAAGACCCTGATCGCCCCGTACGAGCTGGTGAAAACCATGCGTGCGTCGATCCTGGTACTGGGTCCGATGGTCGCTCGCTTCGGTGAGGCTGAAGTTGCACTGCCTGGCGGTTGCGCCATCGGTTCGCGTCCGGTGGACCTGCACATTCGCGGCCTGGAGGCCATGGGTGCGGTAATCGACGTCGAAGGCGGCTACATCAAGGCCAAGGCGCCTGAGGGCGGCTTGCGTGGCGCGAACTTCTTCTTCGATACCGTCAGCGTGACCGGTACCGAGAACATCATGATGGCGGCGGCACTGGCCAAGGGTCGCAGCGTGTTGCAAAACGCCGCGCGCGAGCCTGAAGTGGTCGACCTGGCGAACTTCCTGATCGCCATGGGCGCCAAGATCAGCGGTGCTGGCACCGACACCATCACCATCGACGGCGTCGAGCGTCTGCATTCGGCCACTTACAAAGTGATGCCGGACCGGATTGAAACCGGCACCTACCTGGTGGCTGCTGCCGTCACCGGTGGCCGCGTCAAGGTCAAGGACACCGATCCGACCATCCTCGAAGCCGTCCTGGAAAAACTCAAGGAAGCCGGTGCTGAAGTCACCTGCGGCGAAGACTGGATCGAAGTGAACATGCACGGCAAGCGGCCAAAAGCCGTCAACGTGCGGACCGCTCCGTACCCGGCGTTCCCGACTGACATGCAGGCCCAGTTCATCTCCCTCAACGCCATTGCCGAAGGCACCGGTGCGGTGATCGAGACGATCTTCGAAAACCGCTTCATGCACGTGTACGAACTGCACCGCATGGGCGCCAAGATCCAGGTCGAAGGCAACACGGCCATCGTCACCGGTACCGAGAAGCTCAAGGGCGCGCCAGTGATGGCCACCGACCTGCGGGCTTCGGCCAGCCTGGTGATCTCGGCCCTGGTTGCCGAAGGCGATACCCTCATCGATCGCATCTACCACATTGACCGTGGCTACGAGTGCATCGAAGAGAAACTGCAGATGCTCGGCGCCAAGATCCGTCGCGTACCGGGCTAG
- the mlaD gene encoding outer membrane lipid asymmetry maintenance protein MlaD, which yields MQNRTLEIGVGLFLLAGILALLLLALRVSGLAPTASTDTYKLYAYFDNIAGLTVRAKVTMAGVTIGKVTAIDLDRDSFTGRVTLQLEKRVDNLPTDSTASILTAGLLGEKYIGISVGGEDNLLKDGGTIHDTQSSLVLEDLIGKFLLNTVSKDAK from the coding sequence ATGCAAAACCGCACCCTGGAAATCGGTGTCGGCCTTTTCTTGCTGGCTGGCATCCTGGCTTTGCTGCTCCTGGCCCTGCGAGTCAGTGGCCTGGCGCCGACGGCAAGCACCGATACTTATAAACTTTATGCTTATTTTGACAATATCGCCGGTTTGACGGTCAGAGCCAAGGTGACCATGGCCGGTGTAACCATCGGCAAGGTCACGGCAATCGATCTGGATCGTGACAGTTTCACTGGCCGGGTGACGCTGCAGCTGGAAAAGCGCGTGGATAACCTGCCGACTGACTCCACTGCATCTATCCTCACGGCTGGGTTGCTGGGCGAGAAATACATCGGGATCAGCGTGGGCGGGGAAGACAACCTGCTCAAGGATGGCGGGACCATCCACGATACGCAGTCGTCGCTGGTGCTCGAGGACCTGATCGGTAAATTCCTGCTCAATACCGTTAGCAAAGACGCCAAATGA